The Candidatus Methylomirabilis sp. genome includes the window GCCTCCTCGGTCCGGACCAGGAGCGAGGAAAGCACCAGGTCCCGGAGGTCGGCCAGCCCCCCGGGGAGCCGGACCGCCGCCCGGTAGGCGGCGGCGAGATTGCCCGCGGTCGCCCCTTGTGGGAACGGGACGGTCACCACCGTTTCCGCCGGATTGCGTCCTCGACGGAGGGCCGCGACCAGGAGGACCCGGGGCGCCCGCTCCACTTCTGGGCAGGCCCGGAGGATCCGGGCCCGGATCGCCTCCTCGGTCAGGCTCGCGAGGGGGACGCTGCACGGGACGTGGACCGTTCGCCCCGGTGGCGTGAGCAGGCAGCCGAGGGCCGAGAACCCGGCCGCCAGGTAGGGGACCAGGACCTGGCGGATCCCGAGACGGGACGCCAGGGCCGCGGCGTGCAGCGGGCCGGCACCACCGAAGGCCACCAGGGTCGCCTCCGACGGGCCGAGACCCTTCAGCGCAAGATTCCTCCTGATGAATCCCGCCATCTTCTCCTCGGCCAGCTGGAGGACCGCCTCCGCCGCCTCCTCCACGCTCCCGCCAACCGTCGGGCAGATCTCACCGACGAACGCCCGGTGGGCCGCCGCCCGATCCAGGGGCGTCTCGGCCATCGTGAGCGCGTCGCGCGAGAGGCGCCCCAGCAGGAGATCGGCATCGGTCACCGTCGGCTTCCGGCCCCCCCGCCCGAAGCAGGCGGGTCCCGGGACCGCCCCGGCGCTCTCCGGCCCGACCTGGAGAAGCCCCCCCTCGTCGATCCAGGCCAGGCTCCCCCCGCCGGCGGCGGCGGCGGAGACGTCCACCGTCGGCAGCGCCACCCGCAGGCCGAACTCCAGCTCCCGCTCGGCCGCCAGATCCGGGGTGCCGCGCCGGATGACGCCGACGTCGAACGAGGTCCCCCCCATGTCGCAGGAGACGAGCGCGTCCGCCCCCGTGAGCCGGGCGAGAGCCGCCGCTGCCGTGAGCCCACCGGCCGGCCCGGAGAAGAGGGTCAGGAGGGGGCGAGCCCCGGCCGCCTCGGGCGACATGCTCCCCGCCGCCGAGTCGATGAACCGGAATGCCGCCCCTCCGGCCCGGCCCGTCACGCCCTCCACCAGGCTCCGGACGTAGCGGTGCAGGAGGGGGTGCAGGTAGGCGCTCAGGACGGCCGTGCAGGTCCGGGTAAACTCTCCGGCTGCGGTGGTGAGGGCGGATGCAGGGATGGCGGGCACGCTCGGCCAGCATCGCCCGAGGCGGGCAACCGCCTCCTCCTCGTGGACGGCATTCTGGTGGGCGTTCAGGAAGGCCACGGCCACCGCCTCCACGCCGGCCTCGAGGAGCGCCCGGGCCTCCCGCTCCACCGCCTCTCCACCCAGGGGCGTCAGGATGGCCCCGGCCGCGCTGATCCGCTCGGGAATCTCCCGCCGCAGCGCCCGCGGGACGAGGGGCGCGTGGGCTCCCTGCCAGCCGAAGGGCCTGCGCCGGCCCCCGTCCCTGAGCTCGAGCAGATCCCGGAAGCCCGCCGTCGTGAGGAGGCCGACCCGCGCCCCCTTCCGTTCGAGGAGGGCATTGGTGGCGACGGTCGTGCCGTGCGCGACTTCGGCGAGAGCGGCGCCGGGCGGGAGCGCCGCGGCCAGGGCCTCAAGGAGACCGGCGGCGATGTCCGTGGGCGTCGTGGGCACCTTCCGGAGGGCAAACCGCCCGGCGCCGCCGTCCCAGCAGACCAGGTCGGTGAAGGTCCCCCCGACGTCCAAACCCACGCGAACAGCTCCGCGCATCTGTCTCTTCTCCCCCGCAACCGCGGCCCGGCCGCCCTGCCGGGCGCGGGCATCATACGCGGGGCGCCGGCGCTCCCGCAAGGCCCTCGTCCCCGCCCCGGCGCGCCCGGAGGGGAAGGGCGAGGGCCACGGCGCCCAGGATGACCGCGGCGATGGCGACCCAGGTCGGCGCCAGGCCCACCCGGTCGCCCACGAGCCCCCAGAGCACCGGAGCCACGGCCCCGGCCCCCAGGTAGATGGTGTAGTAAAGCCCGTAGACCCTGGACCGGTGTCCGACGGCCGTGAGCTCCGCGACCGTGGCGTACAGGACCGAGGAGGTCCCGTTCAGCACGAGCCCGAAGGGCGGGAGCAGGACGGGCAGGAGGGTCGTGGGCACGAACAGCAGGCTCAGAATCCCCAGGCCGGTCAGCGCCTCGGTCACGGCGACCATCCCCGCCACGCCGACCCGCTCGGCCAGCGCGCCACAGGCAAACTTGCCGAAGGCGCCCCCGGCGAACAGGAGCATGAGGGCACCCCCCACCTCCCCGGCCGACAGCCCCTTCCCCGCCAGGAGGAACGGGAGAAACGTGAGGACGGCCGTGCGGGTGGCATCATCGACCATCCCGACGGCGGCCAGGGCGGCGAAGCGGCGGCGGTCGGTGATCCCCCAGCCCCGGATCCCCTCGTGGGGCCGCGACCGGCCAGCCCCCCTGGGGAACGGGCGGGGCTGGCGCGCCGCCAGGAGGAGGAGGGCCACCGCGAAGAGCCCACCCGCTGCCAACCCCAGAACCGCGCCCCGCCAGCCGAACCGGACCGCCAGCAGGCCGGATGCGGCCGGCAGGAGGATCTTCCCCAGGTCGCCGGAGAAGTTGTAGGTGCCGAGCGCCCGGCGCCACCCTCCCGCCTCGTAGGTGGTCGCCACCAGGGCGGAGCCGAGCGGGTGCTGAACGCCGGACGCCGTCCCGCCGACGACGAGCGCGGCGAGGAGGGGGACGTAGGCCGCGGCCATGCCGATCAGAAGGAAGCTGCCGCTGAGCGCTGCGGTGCCGCCGAGGAGCAGGGACACCTCCCCCACCACTTCCGCGAGCAACCCTGCGGGGATCTGGAAGAGGCTCAGGGCTGCGGAGTAGGCGGTCTTCATCAGGCCGACCTGGGCGAAGGAGAGGCCGAGCTCCGCTGCCATGAGCGGGAAGAGGACGTACAGCGAGTTCTGGAACCCGTCGTGCAGGATGTGGATGGCGCAGGCGGTCAGGAGGACCCGGCCCCGGCGTGGCGGGGGCGGGACGGCCGGGGGCGGGACGGCCACGGCTACCAGTTCTGGCGGGCGAACGCGAAGAGGGTGACGATCCGGTCCGTGGTCTCCCGGAGCCGGTAGGACAGGGTCCGGCAGAAGACCAGGAGGAGCTGTCGCGCCAGGGCCTCATCCTTCAGGAGATCCAGGAAGACCGTCTTCCGGATGATCAGGAGGCGGCAGTCGGTGTGGGCGATGGCGGTGGCCGAGCGGGGCGCCTCATCCAGGAGGGCCATCTCGCCGAAGTGCCCCCCCTCCTCGAGGAAGGCCATCGCCTCCTCCCCCACCCTCGGGATCAACTTGCTGATCCGGACCGTTCCCTCCAGGACCGCGTACAGGGCGTCCCCGGTCTCCCCTTCCCGGAAGATGACCCGCCCCTCCGGGTGGACCTCCTCCTCGCAGATGGCGGCGAGGCGGCCCAGGTCAGCCTCTCTGCACTCCTTGAAGAGCGGGATCTGCCGGAGGAGCTTAGCGGCGTCCATCGTCCCCTCCGGTGGTGGCTGCAGGCTTGGCGGGGGGTGCCCCCTCCGCGGAGCTCCCCGTCGGGTTCCTGGCCCAGGCAAAGATGTGGCCTCGGGTGAGATAGCCGACCACGGACAGGACTGCCAGGGCCGTCAGGATGATGAGCCCCTGCAGGTAGGCCCGGCCCCCCACCCGGTCTCCCTGGAGCGAGAGGAGATAGGTCCCGGGCATCCGCCCGAGCCCGCACACGAGGAGGAAGGGGAGGAAGCGCATGGGGCTCACACCCAGGAGATAGGAGAGGTAGTCCTTGGGGAAGCCCGGGATGAGGAACAGCACGAAGGCGGCGAGGACCCCCCGGGTCTCGGCCAGGAAGGCGAAGCGCTCGTAGGTCTCCGGCTTCACCAGCCGGCGGACAAACGGCTGGCCCAGCCAGTGCCCGAGGCCGAAGGCGAGGATGGAGCCGAGGGTCAGGCCGATCGCGGAGTAGATGAACCCCCGGAGGACCCCGAAGAAGTAGCCGCCGAGAAACCCGGTCAGCTCCCCGGGGACCGGCGCCGCCACGACCTGGGCGGCCTGGATGAGGATGAAGGTGACGGGGGCGAAGGCCCCGTGCTGCTCCAGGAGGCGGCGCAGGGCCTCCCGGTTGGTCGCCAGGCGGCCGAGCTCGCGGAGAGGTTCCGGCCAGAGAGCCCCCTGCAGGTGCAGGTAGGCCAGTGTGACCGCGGCGGCGGCCCCGGTCGCGGCGCCACCCCAGATCGCCCAGCGCCTCATCCAGTCGCGCCCTGGGGGATAGCGGCAGCGCGATCCCAGAGCGTCTCGGGATCGGCGGGGCTGATGTGGCAGGCCATCTGGCGGGCGAAGGGCGCGTGGCAGGCCTCCGCCACGGCGGCGAGGGGCGGGGCCCACCCGGTCAGCGCCTTGAGCGAGGTCATCCGGATCCCGGCCAGGCCGCAGGGCACGATGGAGGAGAACGCATCCAGGTCTGTGGAGACGTTCAGGGCCGCGCCATGCCAGGTGACCCAGCGGCTGACGTGGATCCCGATGGAGGCGAGCTTCGCCTCCCCCACCCACACCCCCGTGAGGCCGGGGCGGGCCGCCGCCAAGACCCCGAAGGCCACGACAGTCTCGATGAGGACCCGCTCGAGGCCCCGGAGAAAGGCGTGCAGGTCGCGTCCGTGACGGGTCAGATCGAGGATGGGGTAGAGCATGAGCTGGCCGGGGCCGTGGTAGGTGACATCGCCCCCCCGCTCCACCTCGTAGAGGCCGATCCCCCGGGCGGCCAGGCCCTCCTGCGCCAGCAGCAGGTGCTCGGGACGCGCGCCGCGCCCGAGCGTGATGACCGGCTCATGCTCGCACGTGAGGAGCAGGTCGGGGACCTCGCCCCGCTGCCGGGCCGCCCCGAGGGTCCGCATCAGGACGAGCGCGTCGGCGTAGGGGACGCGCCCGAGATGGGCCGTCAGGCAGTCCACGGGTGGGACCTTGTGCCTTGAAGGGTCATATGTGAATCGCGCGGCCCAGGGCGGCCAGCGCAGCCTCCCCCATTGCTTCGCTCAGGGTCGGGTGGGAATGAATCGTGGCCGCGATCTCTTCGGGCGTCGCCTCGAGGGCCATCGCCAGCCCGGCCTCGGCGATGAGCTCCGTGGCGTCCGCTCCCACGACGTGGACCCCCAGGATCTCCCCCGTCTCCGCGTCGGCCAGGAGCTTCACCAGACCCTCGGTCTCTCCCATGGCCTGGGCCTTCCCGCTGGCGGTGAAGGGGAACTTCCCCACCTTGAACTTCCTCCCCGCTTCCCGCGCCTTCGCCTCGGTGAGACCGATGCTGGCCACCTGTGGGTGGCAGTAGGTGCAGGACGGGACCTTCTCCCGGTC containing:
- a CDS encoding hydantoinase/oxoprolinase family protein, translating into MRGAVRVGLDVGGTFTDLVCWDGGAGRFALRKVPTTPTDIAAGLLEALAAALPPGAALAEVAHGTTVATNALLERKGARVGLLTTAGFRDLLELRDGGRRRPFGWQGAHAPLVPRALRREIPERISAAGAILTPLGGEAVEREARALLEAGVEAVAVAFLNAHQNAVHEEEAVARLGRCWPSVPAIPASALTTAAGEFTRTCTAVLSAYLHPLLHRYVRSLVEGVTGRAGGAAFRFIDSAAGSMSPEAAGARPLLTLFSGPAGGLTAAAALARLTGADALVSCDMGGTSFDVGVIRRGTPDLAAERELEFGLRVALPTVDVSAAAAGGGSLAWIDEGGLLQVGPESAGAVPGPACFGRGGRKPTVTDADLLLGRLSRDALTMAETPLDRAAAHRAFVGEICPTVGGSVEEAAEAVLQLAEEKMAGFIRRNLALKGLGPSEATLVAFGGAGPLHAAALASRLGIRQVLVPYLAAGFSALGCLLTPPGRTVHVPCSVPLASLTEEAIRARILRACPEVERAPRVLLVAALRRGRNPAETVVTVPFPQGATAGNLAAAYRAAVRLPGGLADLRDLVLSSLLVRTEEAHDPPDLKAGLAATLAAARETGVGRPLPPPRAVRIGGRELTAPVLPVEVISDEVRGPALVEIPGATVLVPPGVRGGVDRWGTLVLEVSRER
- a CDS encoding cyclic nucleotide-binding domain-containing protein, which codes for MDAAKLLRQIPLFKECREADLGRLAAICEEEVHPEGRVIFREGETGDALYAVLEGTVRISKLIPRVGEEAMAFLEEGGHFGEMALLDEAPRSATAIAHTDCRLLIIRKTVFLDLLKDEALARQLLLVFCRTLSYRLRETTDRIVTLFAFARQNW
- a CDS encoding MFS transporter produces the protein MAVPPPAVPPPPRRGRVLLTACAIHILHDGFQNSLYVLFPLMAAELGLSFAQVGLMKTAYSAALSLFQIPAGLLAEVVGEVSLLLGGTAALSGSFLLIGMAAAYVPLLAALVVGGTASGVQHPLGSALVATTYEAGGWRRALGTYNFSGDLGKILLPAASGLLAVRFGWRGAVLGLAAGGLFAVALLLLAARQPRPFPRGAGRSRPHEGIRGWGITDRRRFAALAAVGMVDDATRTAVLTFLPFLLAGKGLSAGEVGGALMLLFAGGAFGKFACGALAERVGVAGMVAVTEALTGLGILSLLFVPTTLLPVLLPPFGLVLNGTSSVLYATVAELTAVGHRSRVYGLYYTIYLGAGAVAPVLWGLVGDRVGLAPTWVAIAAVILGAVALALPLRARRGGDEGLAGAPAPRV
- a CDS encoding TVP38/TMEM64 family protein, which encodes MRRWAIWGGAATGAAAAVTLAYLHLQGALWPEPLRELGRLATNREALRRLLEQHGAFAPVTFILIQAAQVVAAPVPGELTGFLGGYFFGVLRGFIYSAIGLTLGSILAFGLGHWLGQPFVRRLVKPETYERFAFLAETRGVLAAFVLFLIPGFPKDYLSYLLGVSPMRFLPFLLVCGLGRMPGTYLLSLQGDRVGGRAYLQGLIILTALAVLSVVGYLTRGHIFAWARNPTGSSAEGAPPAKPAATTGGDDGRR
- the lipB gene encoding lipoyl(octanoyl) transferase LipB, which codes for MDCLTAHLGRVPYADALVLMRTLGAARQRGEVPDLLLTCEHEPVITLGRGARPEHLLLAQEGLAARGIGLYEVERGGDVTYHGPGQLMLYPILDLTRHGRDLHAFLRGLERVLIETVVAFGVLAAARPGLTGVWVGEAKLASIGIHVSRWVTWHGAALNVSTDLDAFSSIVPCGLAGIRMTSLKALTGWAPPLAAVAEACHAPFARQMACHISPADPETLWDRAAAIPQGATG